TCTGCGGAATTACTTCCACATCAAAGGAGAATGAATGCAACTTAATCTTGGATTAGattatgcacacatacataaaatcaaATTTTGCTATTAATGAAATAATTAGCAATTGCTCTCATATAACAGCTCAATATCAGTGTAAACTTCCTGACTGTGATCACTATACTGTGGTTATGTAACACAATGTCcttaattttacaaaatacaCATGGAAACTTGGGGGCAAAGGAGCAAGTGCCTGCAATTGATAGTCGAATGATTCAGAATGTAAAGTGTGCACAGTAAGggcaagaaagagacaaaaatgaaaaagcaaacatAGTATATAATATTTACATTCAAGAATGTGAGTGAAGAATACAAGGGAATTTTGGGGGTACTATTTTTGCAACCTTTCTCTAAGtctcaattaatttaaaaaatgacttatttTGCTCTGGCTAACTAGGACTTTCATTACTTGCTAAAATCAGGAAGTTTTTCCACCTTTCATCTAGGTAATGGGGAAGcagttttttatattctaagtcATAAAGCCTTATTACAGACATACATCCTAATGTGAAATAAAGATGACCACCTTGTAAGGAAAGTACATACCTCCATTACAAGCTGGTGAGCACGAGAAACCAGTGTGAGACCATTGGCATGGTTAAACGTCTCAGAAATGTCTTGTCCAAATGTGTAGCCAGCACCACGTGGTGAAATACCCCACCCACCACGATCATCTGGATCTGACCACAACAGATCACACATTGGGCCCTGGCCAAGAAAATTAAGTTATAAGTTATCAGACATCATATTTAACTAATTTAGCTTTACCACAAtgtggttatatatatatttttttctttcttcttttttaaaaactaagtttaCCTCATGTGGAACTTCTTGTAAACGATCCAGAGCTCTTATATGATCCAGTGTATCTATGGATGGAGAGAGGCCACCATGGAGGCAGAATATCTGtttatgaattaaaaagaaaatgtatttgttttactAAGTGCTAAAAGttaatgaagaataaaataatagttaaaagTGTCAGTCCTAACAgttcttcttttcaaaataaagtttcatAATATTCACTGTGGAAAATCTacaaaatacaaaggaaaacaaaaatcatgtCATCAGAAAGGACTGTTAACACTTGAATATATTTCTTCCACgttttttctttataatcccaggtattttattttatttttatttttatttttttttgtctttttgtgaccggccgcaccgcgctcagccagggagtgcaccagccatccttatataggatccgaacctgtggcgagAGCACTACcacagtgccgcactctcccgagtgcgccacagggtcggcccccagGTATTTTATACAGTATTTTACCCCCTTCTCTGGTGAATGGGATCCCCATCCTTGTGACCGGCCACTACATTTTCTGTTGGTTACTGTtgatctataaattttgtttctcttgcAGCAAACACCGTACTGATTCCTGTTATTGGTTGTAatagtttttcagttttcttagattttcttagtACATaactcatgtcatttgcaaaagtatttttgtttttttcttcccaatgTTTACACCTTTTAactctttttattgctgagtgctCTGGCCAGgatttctaaaacaaaactgAATACAACTTTTTTTAGTAAATTGCCTATCATCAGGCTCATCCTCTGGGGACTCTGAATCAGAGAGAATAATACGGTTTTGGAGAACATTTTTCTCCTGATTCCTCCCCCTCCTGATTTCGATGAGGaggtttctatttttgtttttcttcaattttctgaTGAGGTTTCTAATGTTTTGCTAATAAGTATAGTCATATAAGTTTATCTGATTaacattatattttcttaataactGAGTTTTAAATCATGGAtacaggatttaaaagaaaaaatgatttggatctaagtttatttttctgtgcttgtcatatttggtttggttttggggtTATACTAGGTGTACAGTGTGAGCTTTAAAGCTCGCCATCTTTTCCCAATTTCTGGCACACAGAAATTACATGCTCcttaaaggtttagtagaattagCTTATAAAACTATCCAGACTTGGTTACTGTGGATACTTTTCCAATTTCTTCTAAGTTTGGTAGTGTATTTATATTGGACTTATTTCTACAAAGTGATTTAAACAATATTTTGCTATACTAAATTTCACccagcttttcaaatttattgaaataaagcTGAACCTGTTATCGTGATGTTTTCCCATATTTACAGTTCTGTCTTACTTCATTTGTATATTATGTaccctccttcctcttttcttctagaTCAGTCTTGCCcactatatttcttttttagcaacatttcaaaaaaaaaaaaaaaaaaaaaaaagaaagaaagaaaaagaaaaagggagaaagagacagaaagacaggaaaggagaaaggaaagaagaaaaaactgtgGAAAGATTACCTGGTACCTGTTTGCTGGCTACCAGTATGATAAACGCTCCTATCCATGTGTTAGGTAGGCGTGTCGTGTTCTCCAAGTGCCCTACATACCTATTTACTTTTTATCCACGTGACTTCTGAAGTGGAGTCTTCCAgtaacaatgttttaaaaacaataacctgTCACCAATGGTGTGTGTCTATTGGATGTTCTGTTCCCCAAAAGTACTACAAATAGGAAGGATTAATGACTTATTGAAGATAAGAGGTGTTTTTTCCTTGGTGGGGGGCATGCAAAGCAGAAATATATAAACGGTTTACTAATACACCAATTAAATTGATTAACTTTTTTGGCATTtggccagtatgtggatctgaacccttgaccctggtgttataacaccatttAAAAAACTAGATACATCATCAATAATGCTAGGCTATCTTTCTAAGATaattttgttcattaattttaatgttaatgaagactacattgctttaaaaaattaaattaatcttCTTCCATATTAGCAAGTCTAGGCAAAGTATGGTCCTTTTAAACTAATAACTGTGTAACCCTAAGATCAAGGATTAGgattcctatactggccagccaccaaaaaaaaaattactgtagtGCCCAACATCATGGCTGGAAAAACGTGGACTGTCAGGATTACACAGAAAAGGTCATAACCAAATTGTATCTCCACCAGCAGTCCAAGAGAGAATCTGTTAAACCTTTGACAACTCTGAGCTTTTATAATTTAAGAGGTGTAAAGTTTGatcatgttttacatttaaatttaaatcagttCATGCTCACAGTTATTACCTCTAGAAACCATGAGAGAAacttgcatatttttttcttatacttttcagTGTCTGCAGTACTTGTTACAGGTGGAAATAAAGCATTCACTTCTTAGTGAAGAGGGTATAATATGCAATATAACACAattaccatgaaaacagaaatgaaaagttaTTAATGGTAACCAGGAGACACTGTATATATGTGTGAGGACAGTTTTAAATAACATCTTGCTTTACTAGTACTGTGTATATCAGGGTCTTAAGcgtttatttataatatttatctataatttaaaaagtacgTTAGCATATTCTTTGGCCAAAAGATTTACACATATATCTAAGAACAGAAAAACGTGTTGGTCTAAATGTGCATAAAACTTATCCAATTCTCTGCTCAGAAATTTTAAGTATAAGGGAAAGAGTGAAAAAGGGCAAGGAGATGCACAAACGCATGTATATAACTCTAGACCCTAACTTGCCAACAGTAAATCTGTTCCTACTTTTAACCCTCTCTAAGATGTAAGCACACACGTACACACCTGTCCATCTACTAAAGCTGTAAGTGGAAGATAGTCAAATAGATCTGTAAAGTACTTCCACACATTGGCATTTCCATACTTTCGTAGACATTCATCATAAAAGCCATATACTTGGGTAATCTGTCGGCTTTCGTGATTTCCTCTCAATATTGTAATGCGTTCCGGGTAACGCAcctggaagaaaaggaaaagaaatccatGGTACAATCGTATTTTTACTCGGGTCATGTTAAGCACGTTAACCTCTGGCACATTTCTTTAAATAACTCTGTCTGCTAGTAAACGAAATGTTAATTCTTATTCAGAGTAAAAAATATTCTCATTCATAACCAGGTTTTATTGATTAACCTTCGAAATATTTTTCATAGTCATCCTTCATTATATGTATACCACCCTCACTGGAACCTTTAATTGATACCTAAATTCCTGTAATAAACTTCTgattatttgtttctattttattcttcatcTTCAAAGTATCACTAGTCTTCTAAATCTTTCCAGAACAATATAACTTCTTACTGCTGAATGGATACTGAAGATCACAGGTTTGGACCTGAGAGAAACTCCTTTATATGTTAACTTCTTCCCTTTTCAACTTTTATTTCCCACAGGAAGATTGGATTTgccaataaaaaacacaaaaacaggcCCTTGCCAAATCTGGGCAAGATTTCAAATGTATTAAATCTCCTTTCtatgacaaaacaaaaatataccttATAGCATACTATTTAGTTAGAAATGTGTCTGACAGAGTACAGAATGACATTAGACTTGGTAAATTAACCCAAAAGCTGCAAATATATACTTCAATTCATACATCTTCACTATGCATACTCATACATTGTGTGTCCAACATTAAGCTTAGTGCTATAAAGCAAGGTGCCTGGTCCACACAAGCATAGTACATGGCTTCTGCTGTTCAGGGACACAATCTCACCAGgagatatgtaaaataaataatacgaGACAGTGTAAACCACTTTGCAACATAAATAAGGGGCGGAAGAATAAGTTTTATCCTAGTAATTTAGCACAGAAAGAGTAAGGCTAAAATGGTTGAAGGCTTCGAGGAAAAAGTGAGACTTGAGCTGAGTCTTGGCATAAGGGAGAAGAAATCAGggacaggctggctggttagttcagggTTCGGACCCCTGTACcgaccagccgccaaaaaagaaagaaagatagaaatcaGGGACAGTAATCTTGGGAAACtggataagaaaataaatagagatAGTTCAGAATACTGAATAATAAGAAAACTCTGATTTGAGGCAAAGAGTTTACATTACCAACTTACTAGCAGGCAAATTCAGACTAAACTTACAGAGGGCCAGCCAAGGAGTTTGAGTTTGATTCTACAGGCAATATGGAACCACTGAAGAGTTTTTGAGAAGGGAAGTAATAAGATATGTGTTAAACAAGAGATTTAATCTGGCGGCATATACAAAGTAGATCTGGAGGAGTCGGATCTTAGATTAAGGAACATTAGTTATGATGCCATTGCAGTAACTGGAGTGTTAAGCGATAAATTGTGTGGTGGGAGTAAAAATAGACACAGGGATAAAGACTTtccaaagcaaaaattaaaaaaagacttgTTTATTGACTCAATATGAACGATGACTAAGTCAAATATGATTCCAAGACTTCAGTTATGGAATATCCAAAATGATACATTTATCAGAAGTAGGCACAAGAAGTTTGACgtatcatttttatctttctctttttaaaagatgtaaaacCAATATTTGAAGGTGCTATAAAATGAAGGGATCATAATATAGGAGATAATATGCAGTACTGCCATTCCTGCCTTTTGCCTGGTTTAAAGCTTGAAAAAAGGATAATTGAATTTCATTAATCATACCTTTAATGCTACAAGAAGAGTCACTGTCTCCACTGAATAATATCCTCTGTCTACATAGTCGCCCATGAATAGATAGTTCGTATCTGGTGATTTTCCACCAATTCTAAAGAGTTCCATAAGGTCATGGAATTGACCGTGCACATCTCCACAGACGGTAACAGGACAACGAACCTCTTGTACATTTGattcttttgttaaaatttcCTTAGCCtgttagaaaaaatgaaattgacaattaaaaaaagaaaaaaaaggctctATCACAGACTTAAAGGGATCATCATTTCTTGTCTATTAAAAGAAAGTCCGGGGAAAAAACCACTTGAAGTGCTCCTTATAAAAGCATAAAACAaagaccacaatgagacaccactttactaggatggctaaaataaaaaagacagagaattgcAAGGATTCAAAGAAACTGGACTTTTTCTGGTAACATTCCTACTCATGAAACTAGCCTAATTTTTCTACTGGGTTGTTTATATTTTCCGTATTGATTTgtgacagttttaaaaaatatcatgaaaagttattttttatcaGCTTTATACATTTTAAGTGGGTTCTCTCAGTCTGGGGCTGgtgttttcattttgcttatgGTGTTTCTAgttaaagttttgtttgtttttaaattttaaagtagcCAATTTTATCACTCTTCCCCCTTTATGATCTGTGctctttgggttttgttttagaAACTGTTCCCTATAGAGAGGTCAAAAAGGCACCCTTACGTTTTTGTCctataagttttcttttcttcacatttaATAAGTCTTTAATCCAGCTGGAATTTGTTGTGTGGTATTATGTGaggattcatttttatttttttttctcagggtTAGCCAACTGACCCAACACTATCCAACACTATTACATAGTGCCACACTTCCCTAATTTGTAATGGCACCTCTGCCAAGCTTTTGTAAAGATCCACGTTTCTGGAATACTTATTTGTACTAGACACAAACCCTGTACACCCTCTCAGGCTCCCTTAACATCCTTCTGAAGATGCTACCAGTCCCTTGAACTAGACTGTCGTCATTTACAGTGCCCTTGCCCAGCGCCTAGAGGGGATTGGAGTCTAAGCTGAAGTCCTGAGCCTGCTTGGCCCTCACTGAGTCCTGACTCTGGGGAACTGCTCCTTCACTCCCAGACATGGATGGGATGCCACATGGTGATGCAGGCTCTGGCTTCTTGAGCAGGTTCTGGGGGCTGACTGGCACAATCTGAAAACTTCTGGGAGTCACCTATGCATGAACCTTTACcagtgggaaaggggagaaaggaggaaaccAGGGAAATTAGCTGCCACGCTGTTTTTCCTTCCACAGATCCTTTCTTTGGGATTCCTTTTATTCAAAGCTATCTGGCTATTTTTGGCCTTTCCACTAAACCTTTCATATGAATTGCAGAACTTGTCAAGTCATATGAAAATCCTGTTGAAATTGTTTTGGTTGAACTTGCACTGAACTTACATGTTAATTTGAAGCAAATGAATATCTTTAAATactatgaggctacttcaaaaaatttatggattcatattaaacattaattttgttttcccacAAACTTCCTGAAATACCCTCATCTCTCCATTGATGAATACAGCATTGATCatcatttatttagatttcctttATTCTTCAATTAAGTTTCATAATTGTCTATAATAATGTGtatttgttgttggtggtggtgctTTTGGATGTAATCAAAGGTAATTTATTAGTTGATACTATGCCagggcttaaaaaaaaatttcttaacgtcagatttttttttttttttttttttttaaagatgaccggtaaggggatcttaacccttgacttggtgttgtcagcaccacgctcagccagtgagcgaaccggccatccgtatatgggatccgaacccggggccttggcgctagcagcaccgcactctaccgagtgagccacgggccggcccttaacgTCAGATTTTAACATAATGCTCTTCTAACTTGAAAACACTTAACTAGTTTTAATAGCTTGCAGATTCTCTTGGGTTTTCCACGTACACTATAAAAAGacaattttcctctttctttacaAATCTTATATCCACTAGAGAAGTCAGCTTTCAGTTTGCCCCATCACTGCCTATGCTTTCACAATCATGAGATTTTTGAAGAGGTTTTCAGGAGACTGCTTTTGTCAGGTTAGGGAAGCTTTTCTCCTACCCAGATCAccacattttaaattacaaagtgGTGTTCATCTGACAGCGTTTTTGATTGTCTATTGATGTTacatatttttccttattaatgTGGTAAATATCAGTAATTTTCTAATGTTATTCTTGCGCTCCTAAGTTAAATTCTATTTGGTcaggaagtatttttaaatactagATTCTATTCCATCTATGGTCTTAAGAGCAAAACACCTGTACTTTTCTAATGCCTGGTTTTCTTATCAAGGTAGAATTAGCTTCACAAAATGAAGTAGGAAACTCCCCTTTTTGTTCTCTGAAAAATCTAGTGTAAACTGGATTATAAGCCTCTAAAACaagtgggttttctttttttggctgagtGATTAGATTcccaatttaattttattaatagttaCATGTGTAGTCAGGTGTTTGTATCTTCTTGAGAGTCAGTTTTAGTTGTTTTACTAAGAAATTGcccatttcatttaaattttagaatttatcaTGTAGCTATTCCTGGCATTCTCCtgggattgaaaaaaaaaattctggaggacttccggtcaagatggtggaatagacggtccccagcatctctctctctcccacaaatcaacaaatttacaaccataaaaaagcaacgacagccaagctggggccgctagagctcaggggcagaggaggagagacctacagagttcatgaaggcaggagaagccaggatgagagaaagaaaaaaccgctccaATGTTTGGAGCACTGGGTGCTTCCAAgctagagctgctgagcgcatggagcagaagctggcaaaagctgcagctgtgtcctttggaagaagttgcttggaggcggcaggggagaagaaggccttggtggcccccaggccagcagtaccactaataaggttcctgtggacccacaaaggagtgaGGAGTCAggactgaaaaaaaggagccactcagaggccagtgagtcactgcaagggactaaAGCACGGCCTGTCCCATTGGAAATGTTTGCAGTACAGGCGgcgggggagacaggcccacagggggaacactggggcacagcaagggcagctgatctgcccccagtcagcacatgaccactcagaggagacctATAAAGCCacccattaaaccctgagctgcacaaagagccttccctaggaaatcagcagcaaagcagcaatttagctcaaccacagagctcagttactggtctccacaggaaggtccctcattttagaagtaagcaaaggacaacaaattagttccagctcagagtttaagtgatgggaacagcaaataatccaacacaaaactgaaagaaaaacaaagacccACAACCAGAgagaaagtttgatattaactagtaaaggtctcatttcaccaaagagcacctataacaCCTAAAAGGACTGGGAGTCccatgggctaccaagccagaaatgcgggaggtctgggggcttcagcaatgccccctgaca
Above is a window of Cynocephalus volans isolate mCynVol1 chromosome 13, mCynVol1.pri, whole genome shotgun sequence DNA encoding:
- the PPP2CB gene encoding serine/threonine-protein phosphatase 2A catalytic subunit beta isoform — encoded protein: MDDKAFTKELDQWVEQLNDCKQLNENQVRTLCEKAKEILTKESNVQEVRCPVTVCGDVHGQFHDLMELFRIGGKSPDTNYLFMGDYVDRGYYSVETVTLLVALKVRYPERITILRGNHESRQITQVYGFYDECLRKYGNANVWKYFTDLFDYLPLTALVDGQIFCLHGGLSPSIDTLDHIRALDRLQEVPHEGPMCDLLWSDPDDRGGWGISPRGAGYTFGQDISETFNHANGLTLVSRAHQLVMEGYNWCHDRNVVTIFSAPNYCYRCGNQAAIMELDDTLKYSFLQFDPAPRRGEPHVTRRTPDYFL